In the Bacteroidota bacterium genome, CCATAAAAGTGATGGACATAACTTCATTGCAAGCGCTTCCTTATGTGAATATTTATTCTGATTTTTCTGGCATTTCAACAACAACCGACAATAAAGGGAAGGCAGATATTTCATCTTTTAAAAATGCTGATAGCATTTGTTTTAAAATGGTAGGTTACAATCCATTCATTTCAAGTTATAATCAATTAGAAAAAAACAATTTCAAAGTACACATGACTGAAAAACAAATCATGATTGATGAATTTGTTATTTCTGCACATCGATGGGAAGAAAAACAAGAAGATATTCCTAATCAAATTACTAAAATAACACCCAGGGAAATAACTTTCCAAAATCCTCAGACTTCTGCTGATATGATAAGCAATACGGGTGAGGTATTTGTGCAAAAAAGCCAGCTGGGAGGAGGAAGCCCTATGATTAGGGGATTTTCAGCAAACAGCATTTTACTTGTAGTGGATGGTGTGAGGATGAATAACGCAATATACCGCAGCGGAAACCTGCAAAACGTTTTAAATATTGATCCTAATAGCTTAAAGAGCAGCGAAATTTTATTTGGCCCTGGCTCTGTTCTTTATGGTAGTGATGCTTTAGGAGGAGTGATTAATTTTTCCACCAAAAGCCCGGTTATGGGCGACTCAAGCTCTTCGCTTATTTTTGGAAATGCTTTAGCCCGTTATGGCTCTGCCAATAACGAAAAGACAGGACATGTGAACATTAATATTGGATTTAATAAAATTGCCAGTTTTACTAGTTTTAGCTACAGTGATTTTGATAACTTAAAAACAGGGAGAATTAGAAACTCAGCTTATCCTGATTATGGAAAAAGATCCTGGTTTGTTCAACGAATTGAAAACCAAGATTCCATTGTTCAAAATTCTGATCCGGATATCCAAAAATTTTCTGGTTTCAATCAGTTTAATGGGATGCAAAAACTTCGCTATAAACCTTCGAAATCACTTGATTTTGAGTATGGTTTTTATTACTCCATTACATCCGATATCCCAAGGTATGACAGATTAATTGAAATCACACCTCAGGGGCTGCCTAGAAATGCCCAATGGCATTACGGCCCTCAAAACTGGATGATGCATGCTTTAAACACTTCTGTAAATAAATCAACAATTGCTTTTGACAAATTAAACATAACACTTGCTTATCAAAATTATAAGGAAAGCCGACACGACCGAAGGTTTAATAGTGAGTGGCTTCGTTCTCAAATGGAAGAGGTAAATATATTTTCTGCAAATATCGATTTGAAAAAAAATGTGGGAAAAAGAAGTGAATTGTATTATGGAATTGAAAATTTTTCAAATTTTGTTGACTCAAAAGCAAACACTACAAATATTGTAAATGGTGAGCAAAGAGGCGCAGCAAGCAGGTACCCGGACGGAGGAAGCAAAGTATATTCTGCTTCAGGTTATGTTCAATTTGTAAGAAAGATTACGAATAAAATTACAGTATCCACTGGTGCAA is a window encoding:
- a CDS encoding TonB-dependent receptor, coding for MANTVLNKVFLLRINKPVFSISIILFLPFILNAQTIKVMDITSLQALPYVNIYSDFSGISTTTDNKGKADISSFKNADSICFKMVGYNPFISSYNQLEKNNFKVHMTEKQIMIDEFVISAHRWEEKQEDIPNQITKITPREITFQNPQTSADMISNTGEVFVQKSQLGGGSPMIRGFSANSILLVVDGVRMNNAIYRSGNLQNVLNIDPNSLKSSEILFGPGSVLYGSDALGGVINFSTKSPVMGDSSSSLIFGNALARYGSANNEKTGHVNINIGFNKIASFTSFSYSDFDNLKTGRIRNSAYPDYGKRSWFVQRIENQDSIVQNSDPDIQKFSGFNQFNGMQKLRYKPSKSLDFEYGFYYSITSDIPRYDRLIEITPQGLPRNAQWHYGPQNWMMHALNTSVNKSTIAFDKLNITLAYQNYKESRHDRRFNSEWLRSQMEEVNIFSANIDLKKNVGKRSELYYGIENFSNFVDSKANTTNIVNGEQRGAASRYPDGGSKVYSASGYVQFVRKITNKITVSTGARYNYYTLKSRITDSTFFNFPYDQMSITTSAVTGAAGFVYLPNEKWKINFNAASGYRAPNVDDIAKVFDSEPGRVIVPNNDLKPEYSYNVEVGISRTFLRKYTLSSSAYYTLLIDAIERRDARWYDQDSIVYDGVLSKVTSNINIGKGYISGISANLAAEFTHYLVASFSITYTEGMDLNNAIPLRHIPPLFGRISVMYKYKGIRMELFSHFSGWRYYEQLAPEEQAKTHLYTPQGAPAWFTLNFRSSLQINDFIQINAGIENILDHHYRPFSSGISAPGRNIFVALRLRF